One part of the Thiothrix nivea DSM 5205 genome encodes these proteins:
- a CDS encoding AraC family transcriptional regulator yields MSKLLTNPSRNTDVLSHILQLLHFKSHVFFHSTYCGRWAVDSSGTGRSTFHLVSGGNCWLHMPELESPIKLEAGDFLVFPFDAQHAISDSHILDVDTIGQECPEDGNKKTALVCGYFMFDMPTANPVINSLPKWMLVKCEQAGIGFRLEQLSDMIRSEIDSQTPGKEVIIDRLTELLFIQVIRHYLNTGELADKGLLAALADKRISYALQAFHTMPGHGWSVEKLADAAHLSRSAFSSLFTQILGEPPMQYVTYWRMQLAYSELLTTRKPIADIAELIGYQSETAFRKTFKQVMGITPSMARNRAASQQE; encoded by the coding sequence ATGAGTAAATTACTGACAAATCCTTCCCGTAATACAGATGTCCTCAGTCACATCCTGCAACTGCTGCATTTCAAGAGCCACGTTTTCTTCCACTCAACCTATTGCGGGAGGTGGGCTGTTGATTCATCCGGCACTGGGCGCAGTACCTTTCATCTGGTGTCGGGGGGAAACTGCTGGCTGCACATGCCCGAACTTGAGTCACCGATAAAACTGGAAGCGGGCGATTTCCTTGTTTTCCCGTTTGATGCCCAACATGCGATAAGCGATAGTCACATTCTGGATGTGGATACTATCGGGCAGGAATGCCCTGAAGACGGGAACAAAAAAACAGCGCTGGTGTGCGGCTATTTCATGTTTGACATGCCTACGGCCAACCCGGTGATCAACTCCCTGCCCAAATGGATGCTGGTAAAGTGCGAGCAAGCGGGGATCGGGTTTAGGCTTGAGCAGCTGTCCGACATGATCCGAAGTGAGATAGACTCACAAACACCGGGAAAGGAAGTGATCATCGACAGGCTGACGGAGCTGTTGTTCATTCAGGTCATCCGTCATTATCTCAATACCGGTGAGCTGGCCGACAAAGGCTTGCTGGCAGCACTGGCGGATAAACGCATCAGCTACGCCTTGCAGGCATTCCACACCATGCCGGGGCATGGCTGGTCGGTCGAAAAGCTGGCCGACGCCGCCCATTTGTCCCGCTCGGCCTTTTCCAGCCTGTTTACGCAAATCCTGGGGGAACCCCCGATGCAATACGTCACCTATTGGCGAATGCAACTTGCCTATAGCGAATTACTGACGACAAGGAAGCCGATAGCGGATATAGCCGAACTGATTGGTTACCAAAGTGAAACAGCCTTTCGCAAAACATTCAAACAGGTCATGGGCATAACCCCCAGCATGGCGAGAAACCGGGCAGCATCACAGCAAGAGTAA